A single region of the Drosophila takahashii strain IR98-3 E-12201 chromosome 2R, DtakHiC1v2, whole genome shotgun sequence genome encodes:
- the LOC108066216 gene encoding uncharacterized protein has product MRGIIIVPMDLEPGFRKADIHNIPALNSGMVFNFCLSAASEKSKQMSTDKSDLLTDYVQMRRHNDMCELKGLVFSASDFANTETHANVALKVAEKARIITDGQCSLCPTSGTCAHIVAFTFWLLNKSSDRNPSAVVEFWGHELENLVQPEPTSATRICDIIPKDEVRLESEQNAQELSASEEQAFLQTVLEELGNCGRDSALYRQCVDTSDEFEPLFVHHALLRAAEYNIVDLPSYVQHTEQLAQTGIIENLYIVTRNQYKSRLWVEVQYMRIRCSMMHLIINRKSAEDDDQIFNMMFCKGRDRNNEDRMQQKQHKRFILKQTEKLENKKYVECGLILHESFPFLCAAPDGITDDHIVEIKSPKTEEDFEKYLEARESIAPKYMAQIQIQMFAANVKKALYCVLSPTFEINGALHYVWVQADPEFVSSLLTMAEEFWRDIVFPRLVNIYPQFG; this is encoded by the exons atgagGGGCATTATTATCGTGCCCATGGACTTGGAGCCCGGCTTCCGCAAGGCGGACATACACAATATACCCGCTCTGAATAGCGGAATGGTGTTTAATTTCTGCCTATCCGCCGCCTCTgagaaatcaaaacaaat GTCCACGGATAAAAGTGATCTCCTGACGGATTACGTCCAGATGCGGAGACATAACGACATGTGCGAACTAAAGGGACTCGTATTCTCCGCCTCCGACTTTGCCAACACAGAAACCCACGCCAATGTGGCGCTCAAGGTCGCGGAAAAGGCCCGGATCATCACGGATGGCCAGTGCAGCCTGTGCCCCACTTCTG GTACCTGCGCCCACATCGTGGCCTTCACCTTTTGGCTGCTCAACAAGAGCAGCGATCGAAATCCCTCGGCCGTGGTGGAGTTTTGGGGCCACGAACTGGAAAACCTGGTGCAGCCGGAGCCCACATCGGCCACGCGGATCTGTGATATAATACCCAAGGACGAGGTGCGATTAGAGAGCGAACAGAACGCGCAGGAGCTGAGCGCCAGCGAGGAACAGGCTTTCCTGCAGACCGTTCTCGAGGAACTGGGTAACTGTGGCCGGGATTCCGCCCTCTACCGCCAGTGTGTGGACACCAGCGACGAGTTCGAGCCCCTGTTCGTGCACCATGCGCTGCTCCGGGCAGCAGAGTACAACATCGTTGATCTGCCCAGCTATGTGCAGCACACCGAACAACTGGCACAGACTGGAATCATCGAGAACCTCTACATTGTGACACGAAACCAGTACAAATCGCGTTTGTGGGTGGAGGTGCAGTACATGCGCATCCGTTGCTCCATGATGCACCTGATCATTAACCGCAAGAGTGCCGAGGATGACGATCAGATCTTCAACATGATGTTCTGCAAGGGACGGGACAGGAACAACGAAGATCGCatgcagcagaagcagcacaaGCGATTCATATTGAAGCAGACAGAGAAGCTGGAGAACAAGAAGTACGTCGAGTGCGGACTGATTCTCCACGAGAGCTTCCCCTTTCTGTGCGCCGCTCCCGATGGCATCACGGACGACCACATTGTCGAAATCAAATCGCCAAAGACTGAGGAGGACTTCGAAAAGTACCTCGAGGCCCGCGAATCGATAGCACCCAAGTACATGGCCCAGATACAGATCCAGATGTTTGCGGCCAACGTGAAAAAGGCGCTCTACTGTGTGCTGAGTCCAACGTTCGAGATCAACGGAGCTCTGCACTACGTTTGGGTGCAGGCAGATCCGGAATTCGTCTCCAGTTTGCTGACCATGGCCGAGGAGTTCTGGCGCGACATAGTCTTCCCCCGCCTAGTGAATATCTACCCGCAGTTCGGTTAA